AATGGAGTGCTTCAACGTAATAACATACTGTATCCCCTAATGTTGAATTCGATTCCTGATATGTGAAGGCAGAGTTGCTTAGTGAAGCCACCAGGGAAAAGCCATTTCCTTCATCCCGATAAATATTAAAGCCTGTAACCGTACTAAAATCAATAACAGACGAATCCCAATTCAGGTAGTTTGTAAAGTCACCAAAAGAATAACCACTTAATAAAATGCTTTTCCCCGAGGAAGAAGTATAGAGCATATTGCAGCTATCTACTGTTATAAGACGGTAGTAAAAGCTCTGATAATCTGGATAGGCTGAATTATCAGAATAAATATTTATTCCTGACAGATCCGGAGAAGGTGGTATAGTGGCAATAGGTTTATATGAAATTCCATCAATGCTTCGGTCAATTTCAATATTCAGAATATCAGCTAAAGGATCCAATGAATAATATACATCTACCTGACCTGGCTGTGCTACGGTTACGTTCCGGATATAGAAATCGTTTGGCAATTGTACCACATTAGGAGTAGTGCAAATGGTATTGGACGCGGAAGTAAACGGCCCCGAGGCTTGTTCCGCAATAACTGTCAAACAGATCAGATCTCCATCGTTAAAATTCCGTATAGTATCCGTATTAGCTGTTGGAGGTAAAGAATCTACCAGAACAGGTGCAGTGTTATTTATACCCATATATACCTTGTAATTTTGAACACCATTAGGCCAATTGTCATAAGAGTTCCAGGCAATCGAGATGTAGTGCTCACATCGTTCAGTGTTTTCAGTTAGAAATATAGTACGGTGAAAGGATGTATTAATCGGCCCCGTGCTGAAACAGCTATCGATTGCAGCTATGTCATAATAAAGTGAACCGC
The nucleotide sequence above comes from Chitinophagales bacterium. Encoded proteins:
- a CDS encoding gliding motility-associated C-terminal domain-containing protein; the protein is MLIIFYNARSQFINPPSLNCVRTLNNQDVRLDWTNTTNSCGRFLSYNIFRSTSIDPTFTLIHTEYDSLVTFYTDPVGNGNRTVYYYFMNSSYTCGLPTLNSDTIDNLDPVPPEINYVTVINGKVELNWKPSISPETYGYIIYLFDLADTFSQPIDTIYGSANTTYTDLINDPGSGSLYYDIAAIDSCFSTGPINTSFHRTIFLTENTERCEHYISIAWNSYDNWPNGVQNYKVYMGINNTAPVLVDSLPPTANTDTIRNFNDGDLICLTVIAEQASGPFTSASNTICTTPNVVQLPNDFYIRNVTVAQPGQVDVYYSLDPLADILNIEIDRSIDGISYKPIATIPPSPDLSGINIYSDNSAYPDYQSFYYRLITVDSCNMLYTSSSGKSILLSGYSFGDFTNYLNWDSSVIDFSTVTGFNIYRDEGNGFSLVASLSNSAFTYQESNSTLGDTVCYYVEALHSAIFPNGTIDQVASHSNILCLKPPSQIYAPNAFAPFGNNQLFKPILNVRNITFYQLTVFNRWGLKIFSSTDPEAGWDGKYNGIVVQQGTYAYFISVSTSDNQKIEKKGTVMVVR